The genomic stretch TGCATCGACACCAGCCGTTTGGCCAGCACGACGGGATCGACGCTCACCGGCCGCATCGGCACGATCTCCGGCGGTTCGGCCGATCGCCGCTGCGCCACCGAGTACGTGACGCAGGCCGCCAAGGCGATCAGGGCCAGCGGCAGGGCCCACACGCGCATGCTTCCCCCCGAAACGCCGCATGCGGGGGCCTACGCTATGGATAGTCCTGGACCGGTTTCCCCCGCATTTCCCTGGCCAGGTCGTCCCACCAGAGTGGGATATCGGCCTGCAGTTCCTTGTAGCGGCGCGCCACGCGTATGGCACATCCGACCGGATCCGTACCCAGATGCCGACGTTTCGCCGGTCCTTCCTGCCAGCGGTAAAAACCATCCCTGTATCGCACGACAAGGCCGATCCACACCGAAATGGTGGCGTCGTCGCCCACCTCGTACGCGCTGGTGACGCCCAGACCATGAAGCTCCGTGTGGAGCTTCTCCGTCGCCGCTCGGGCCTCACTCACCCGTCACCCCCTGCCGACGTCCCGCAGTACACCAGGGGTGTACCCAGCAATGGCCATGAGGCGTCCAAGATATGCCGTACTCGTCAACTCCCGCAGGTGATCCAGCGGTCACGCATGGTCACTGCTCATGGGTCTCGCGTGGTTCGGCGACCACCATGATGAGCCTGAGCTCCTTTTCGCCCAGGTTCGCATACCGATGGGGCCGGTCGGCGGTGAAGAGCACCGCGTCGTCCTTGCCGATGACGTGGCTCTTGCCGTAGACGCTGAGCGTCAGCTCGCCCTCCAGCACGGTCAGCATCTCGCGGGTGCCGGCCGGGTGGGCGTCGCCGTCGTGGTGCTCGCCCGGCGCCAGGCGCCAGTCCCACAACTCCAGGATCATCGGCGTGTCCGCCCCGACGAGCAGCCGGGCCTGCACGTCGCCCTGGTGGAACGTGACCACGTCCGCCTTGTCCACGATGCGCACCATGGGGACGTCCCCCACCTCGACCAGCCGGGCCACGGTGACGCCCAGGGCGGAGGCGATCCGGGTGAGGGTGGAGACGCTCGGGTTCGTCCGTCCCTGCTCCACCTGGACGAGCATGCCCCGGCTCACACCCGACCTGGCGGCCAGCTGGTCCAGCGTCAGCCCTCGGTGCGAGCGCTGGAAGCGCACATTGTTGGCGATGGCCTGGTTGATCAGCTCGGGATCCTCCACCAGTCCAGTCTAGTGACACTGATTTGCACTCTGTTGCACCTAATATATTGTTCTGACAGTGCAACGCATTGAACTAGGTTTAGGAGGACAAGGGTGACCGCGGTGATCTTGGCGACCGCCTGCGCGGTGGTCTACGGGACGGCCGACTTCTTCGGCGGCCTGGCCACCCGACGCACCCAGGTGCTGTCGGTCATCGTGCTCTCGCAGCTCGCGGGGCTGGTGCTGATTCTCGGGCTGCTGCCCGTGCTGCCGGGCGCCTTCAGCGACCGGGCCATCCTCTGGGGACTGGCCGCCGGACTGTCGGGCGCCGCCGGGCTGGCGCTGTTCTACCGGGCGCTGGCCACGGGCGTCATGTCGGTGGTCGCGCCCACGACCGCGGTGACCTCGGCAGCACTGCCGGTGGTGTTCGGGCTGGCGACGGGCGAACGGCCGGGGTTCTGGGCGCTCGCGGGCGTGGTGCTGGCCCTGGGCTCGGTATTGCTGGTCAGCCAGGACGGGACCCCGGGCGGGCGGGCCTCGCTCGGCGCCCTGGTGACCTCTCTGGCCGCGGGCGCCGGGTTCGGCGGGTTCTTCATCCTGCTCGCCATGGCGCCGGCTGAGGCGGGCCTGTGGCCGCTGGTCGGGGCGCGATTGTCATCGGTGACCTCGGTGGTGCTGGTGGCCCTGGTGGCCCGGCGCTCCCTGAGGCCGCGCCCGGGCTCGCTGCGCATCATCATGGCCGCGGGCGTGCTGGACATGGCCGCGAACGTCCTCTACCTGCTGGCGCAGCGCCAAGGCCTGCTCAGCCTCGTCGCCGTGCTGGTGTCCCTCTACCCCGCCAGCACGCTGCTGTTGGCAAGACAGGTGCTCGGAGAGCGGCTGAACACCATCCAGGTGACCGGTGTGGCATGCGCGCTCGGCGCGGTGGCCTTGATAGCCGTTGCGTAGCCCCGCGACGCTTGCTACGTTTCGCCCGTGCGCCCTGAGCGGGCACGTTTCGACGGCGAGGGTCTGCGGCACGTTGGCGTGCCTTACGACTCTGATGAGTCCTTTCTGGATCTCACCGTGCCCCGCGTGCGGGCCGCGCTCAACGAGGGCAGGCGGGTCCTGGTGATCACCGGCGCCGCCAAACTCGCCCGGCTGGCCGAGGCCCTGGGCGATGACGCGGGACGCATCGACAGCCGGGTCTCCGCCGCCTGGTACGGCCACCCGTACCGCACGCTGGCCGCCTGCCACGAATACACGCGCGGGCGCCGCACCCTCGTGATCGGCGAGCCCAGCTGGGAGGGCAGGAGCGAGCGCGAGATCAGGGAGCTGATCCGGGCCGAATCCGTGGTCAACGCCGCGCTCAGCCCGGCCTCGGCCGTCATGTTGTGCATGTACGACCTCCGCGCCGTGCCGCCCGCCGTGCTCGCGTACAACGAGGTGAACCATCCGCTCGTGCTCGGCGCCGACGGCGAGGCGGCCAGCACCCGTTTCGTCCCGCCCCACAAGCTGATGCTCAACAACGACCACGCGCCGCTCCCGGAGCCGGGACCCGGCGCGGTGACCATCCGGTTCACCGGACGCGAGCTGCGGCGGCTGCGCCAGAGTGTCGGCGAGTACGCCAGGGCGGCGGGCATGGATCGCAACCAGATCACGTCGCTGGTCATCAGCGTCTCCGAGATCGCCGCCAACAGCATCGAGCACGGCGCCGGGTACGGCACGATCACGACGTGGGCCGGCGACGGGGAGCTGATCTGCGAGATCGCCGACCCCGGCGGCGCCCTCGACGACCCCTTACCCGGCTACATACCACCTGAGCCCGAATCCCCCCGGGGATACGGGCTCTGGATCAGCCGTCAGCTCTGCGATCTCGTGGAGCTGCGCACGGAAGGCGGCGTGTTACGCGTCCGCCTTCATCTGTCCATGCACTCCTAGGCGGCACGCTGCGTCGGGACGCGGAGGGAGCCCTCCTCGCGGGCGTACTCCTCCAGCATGCCGCGCAGCTGCCGGCGGCCCCGGTGCAGACGGGACATGACCGTGCCGATGGGCGTGCCCATGCGCTCGGCGATCTCCTTGTACGGGAACCCTTCGACGTCGGCCAGGTAGACGGCCACGCGGAAGTCCTCCGGCAGGGAGCGCAAGGCGTTCATCACGACGTTGTCGGGAAGCCGGTCGAGCGCCTCGGTCTCGGCCGACCGCAGGCCGGTCGAGGTGTGCGACTCGGCAGCGTGCAGCTGCCAGTCCTCGATCTCCTCGGCGGCGGACAGCTTCGGCGACCGCTGCTTCTTGCGGTAGTCGTTGATGAAGTTGTTGGTCAGGATCCGGTGCAGCCACGCCTTGAGGTTGGTGCCCTCCCGGAACTGATGGTACGACGTATACGCCTTCGCCACTGTCTCCTGCACCAGATCCTCCGCGTCGGCGGCGTTACGGGTGAGGCGCATGGCGGAGGCGAACAGCTGCGACGTCACGGGCACGACATCGCGCTCGAACCAGTCCTGACGCTGCTCATCGGTCATAGTGATCAAATCATTCCCCCTTGCGCTATCCCCCGTTTCGGCACACGCCGCCTGACGGCGATCCCATCATGGCAAGTCCCTGTTAAGGGACGCGTTAACGAGGATCCGCCTTGGTCAGAGGGGGTTTCTGTCCATCTGCTCGCGGCGTGCGTGGTCACGTCCACGGCCGGACAAGTCTCAGTATCATAACACTACCCACCCAATTTTGCAGTAATAGTGGCCAGAGTCACATGGGATAGCGTAAAGGCATGGATTTCGTGGACCGTCATGACACGGGGACGCGCCGCTGGGTGGCGGAGGCCGTACGCAAGGTCGAGGCCGACGCCAACCGCAGTTGCGACACACACCTGCACGTCTTTCCGCTGCCCTCCGACTGGGGTGTAAACCTCTACTTGAAAGACGAGTCGGTACACCCCACCGGTTCACTCAAACATCGACTTGCCCGTTCCCTGTTCCTGTACGGTCTGGCCAACGGCTGGATCGGCCCCACGACCACGATCGTCGAGGCGTCCAGCGGGTCCACGGCCGTGAGCGAGGCCTATTTCGCCCGGCTGCTCGGCCTGCCCTTCATCGCCGTCATGCCGGCCACCACATCCCCGGAGAAGTGTCACCTCATCGAGTTCTACGGTGGGAAATGTCACCTCGTGGCGGACCCTGGTGCGATCTATGACGAATCTCACCGTCTCGCCGGCGAGACCGGCGGTCACTTCATGGACCAGTTCACCTATGCGGAGCGGGCGACCGACTGGCGCGGCAACAACAACATCGCCGAATCAATCTATGCGCAGATGTCCATGGAGCCGTACCCCGAGCCCTCCTGGATCGTGGTCGGCGCCGGCACCGGCGGCACGTCGTCGACCATCGGCCGCTACATCCGCTACCGCCGCCACGCGACCCGCCTGGCCGTCGTCGACCCCGAGGGATCGGCCTTCTATCCGAGCTGGATCTCCGGCGACGCCACCGTCACCGCCCGGGGCTCCCGCATCGAGGGCATCGGCCGCCCCCGTGTGGAGCCCTCTTTCCAGCCGTCCGTCATCGACCGCATGATCGCCGTGCCCGACGCCCGCTCCATCGCCGCCATGCACTGGACACGCGAGGTGACCGGCCTGGACGTCGGCGGCTCCACGGGCACCAACATGGCGGCCTGCGTGGAGCTGATCGACGAGATGCGGCGAAAGGGCGAGCGGGGCAGCATCGTCACGCTGATCTGCGACAGCGGCAACCGCTACAAGGGCACGTACGGCAACCCGGAGTGGCTCGCCGGCCAGCGTCTGGACGTCGAGCCACACCTGACGGAGCTACGGGCCTGGCTGCCTCGTTAGGCGGCCCTGGCCGGGTCCACGGAGAAGAACTTGGCGACGTCGTCCAGGATCGAGTGCGCACCCTGGATGCCCACCGCGGTCATCCAGGTCAGGTCGGCGACATCGTGCTTCTCGCCCTTGAGCTTGCCCCACAGCGGGTTGTTCAGGAACTTGTCCTTCGACTCCGCCACCGTCGGGTCCTCGTAGGTGGAGACGAAGATGTGGTCGGCGTCCAGGTCCGGAATCTTCTCCTGGCTCACGTCCACCGCGATCGTGTCCGCCACGGTCGGCTGGCCCTCGGGACGCGGGAAGCCGACGTCCTTCAACACGATGCCGGAGTAGGACTTCTCGACGTACAGGCGGACCGTGGGCTCACCGGCGAACCGCACGATGGAGATCGTCGGCAGCTCGCCCTCCTTCTCCTTGATCGACGCGCCGATCTTGGCGGCCCGGTCCTCGTACTCCTTGATCTTGGTGTCGGCGAGCTGCTCCTTGCCCAGGGCCTGCCCCATGAGCCGGATGTTGTCCTTCCAGATGGCCCCGGTGGTCTCGCTGAAGACGGTCGGCGCGATCTTGGAGAGCTTGTCGTACAGGGCCTCGTGCCGGACCTTGGCCGAGACGATCAGGTCGGGCTTGAGCGCGATGATCTTCTCCAGGCTCGGCTCCTCGAGCGTGCCGACCGGGGTCGCCTCCTTGCCGTACTGCGCGGCGACGGTCCCGAGATAGGCGGGCAGCTTGTCGTCGAGCGAGCGGTACGTCGTGTACCCGACCACCGGCGTCTCCAGCGTCAGGACCGCGTCGACGAAGCTCTGGTCGAGCGCCACCACGCGCTTCGGCTGGGTCGGGATCTTCGTCTCACCCATCGCGTGCTTGATGGTCCTGAACGGGGCGGCGGCCGCAGTGTTCCCGCCTGTGGCACCCGTCGTGTCGGGCCCCGTGGTGGAGCCGCAGGCGGCGAGTCCCGCCACGAGAAGAGCGCCGATCAGCGCACGCAACGGTCTCATTGTAAAAATCCCTTCCCTGAAAAGTAAGGCAAACCTAAATTAGGTTAGCCCTGCCTAAGCTGGCATACTTCACCAGGATCGAGCAAATGCTGAGGAGGAACAGGGTGAGCGCTACCGTTGCCGCGCCGCGCCTCCAGAGCATTCGTCACCGCCGGGTCACCCTCTTGTTCGTGCTCCTCGCCGCGGTGGCGGTCGCGGTGGTGCTGAGCATCACGATCGGCTCCAAGTCCGTGCCGCTCGGCGACGCCTGGACCGCGCTCACCGCGCCCACCGGCAGCGAGAACGACATCATCATCCGCTCGCTGCGCGTCCCGAGGACCGTCTTAGGGGTGCTGGCCGGCGTCGCGCTCGGCGTGGCAGGCGCGCTGATGCAGGGCCACACCCGCAACCCGCTCGCCGACCCGGGCCTGCTCGGGGTCACGCAGGGCGCCGCGTTCGCGATGGTGGCCTCGATCATCCTGCTGGGCGCCTCCAGCCTGCTCGTCTACATCTGGTTCGGGCTGGCGGGTGCGCTGATCGCCAGCGTGGCGGTGTTCGCGCTCGGCATGGTGGGCGGCAGGGGCGGGCCCACGCCGGTCACGCTGGCGCTGGCCGGCACCGCCGTGAGCGCCATGTTGTACGCGCTCACCTCGGCCATCGTGCTGCTGGACGAGCAGGCCATGGACGTGTTCCGCTTCTGGCAGGCCGGCTCGATCGGGGCCCGGGGCTCCTCCGTGGTGTGGCAGGTGCTGCCGTTCATCCTGGTGGGCCTGGTCCTGGCGACGGTCAACGCGCCCGGCCTGAACGCGCTCTCCCTCGGCGAGGACGTGGCCAGGAGCCTCGGCCAGAACATCGCCATGACCCGTACCATCGGCGTCGCCTCGGTCACCCTGCTGTCGGGCGCGGCGGTCGCCGCCTGCGGCTCGCTGTCGTTCGTCGGCCTGATCGTGCCCCACCTGGCCCGCCCCCTGTCGGGCACCGACCACCGGTGGCTGCTGCCGTACTCGGGGTTGATCGGCGCGGCGCTGCTGCTGCTCGCCGACGTGATCGGCCGCGTGGTCGCCCCGCCGGGCGAACTGGAGGTCGGTGTGGTGCTCGCGCTGATCGGCGCCCCGTTCTTCGTGGCCCTGGTCCGCCGTAGGAAGCCGGTGCGACTGTGACCGCCCTCTCCCTGCGCGCCGGCGGCCTGTCCTGGCGGGTACGCCTGCGTGGCGTCGCGATCACGCTGTTCGGCCTGGGCCTGCTGGCCCTGCTCATGGCCCTCAACATGCGCATCGGCGACATTCAGATGACCGTCGCCGAGGTGATCGCCGCTACCTTCGATCCGAACAGCGCCGCCCACTTCGTCATCATGGAGCTGCGCCTGCCGCGCGCGCTGACCGGCGCCCTGGTCGGCGCGGCGCTCGCACTGTCCGGCGCGATCATCCAGTCCATCGCCCGCAACCCGCTGGCCAGCCCCGAGATCCTCGGCGTCACCACCGGCGCCTCCGTCACCGTCGTGGCCGGCGTGGTGGCCAGCGGGAGCGTGTACGGCGGCACGAGCGGCCTGTTGTCCACCCTCGGCATCCCCGCGCTCGCCCTGCTCGGCGGCCTGATCGGCGCGGCCGTCGTGTACGGCCTGGCGTGGCGGCGCGGCCTGGACGGCTACCGCCTGGTGCTGGTCGGCATCGGCGTGGCCGCGGTCTTCACCAACGTCAAGTTCTGGCTCCTGACCGTCGGCGACGTCAACGACACCGGCCGCGCCATGGTGTGGATCAGCGGCTCGCTCAACGGACGCGGCTGGGAGCACGTGGCGCCCACGGCCCTCGCCCTGGCCGTGCTGGTGCCGCTGACCCTGCTCGGCACCCGCTCGCTCGACGCGCTGCGCTTCAGCGACGACACGGTCACCTCCCTGGGCGTCCGGACGAACCTGGCCCGTGCCCTGATGATCCTGGCCGCCGTGCTGCTGGCCGCCGTGGCCACGGCCTCGGCCGGGCCGATCGCGTTCGTGGCGCTCGCCTCGCCGCAGATCGCGCTCCGGCTGGCCCGCTCCGGGCAGCCGCCGCTGCTGTGCTCGGCGGTCATCGGCGGCGTGCTCACCACTGGCGCCGACCTGATCGCCAGGACCGCGTTCTCGCCGATCGAGCTGCCCGTGGGCATCGTCACCGCCGTCCTGGGCGCCCCATACTTGATCCATCTGATCTGGAGGGCTCGGAAGTGAGACTGCAGGCCGCCGGCGTCAAGCTCGGGTACGGCGACCGTATCGTCGTCGACGGGCTCGACCTGGGCATCGAGGCGGGCACCGTCACCACCATCATCGGCCCGAACGGCTGCGGCAAGTCCACCCTCCTGCGCGCGCTCGGCCGCCTGCTCAAGCCGCACGGTGGCGAGGTGCTGCTGGACGGCAAGCGCATCGACAAGATCCCCACCCGCGAGGTCGCCAAGATCCTCGGCGTGCTCCCCCAGGCTCCTACCGCTCCCGAGGGGCTGACCGTGGCCGACCTCGTCGCCAGGGGCCGGCATCCGCACCAGACGTGGTACCGCCAGTGGTCCTCGGACGACGAGGAGGCGGTCGCGGCGGCGCTGGACATGACGGGTCTGGCAGACCTGGCCGAGCGGCCGCTGGATGAGCTGTCGGGCGGGCAGCGGCAGCGGGCGTGGATCTCCATGGCGCTGGCCCAGGGCACGGATCTGCTGTTGCTCGACGAGCCCACGACGTTCCTGGACCTGGCGCATCAGGTGGAGGTGCTGGAGCTCGTACGGCACCTGCACCAGGAGGCGGGCCGCACGGTCGTCATGGTGCTGCACGACCTCAACCTGGCCGCCCGCTACGCCGACCGGCTGGTGGCCATGCGTGCCGGCAAGGTGGTCGCGGCGGGCTCCCCGCACGAGGTGCTCACGGAGCAGCTGCTGGGCGAGGTGTTCGAGCTGGACGCCAAGGTCATCCAGGACCCCGTGGCGGGGACGCCGCTGGTCGTGCCGATCCGGCCGCGCTCCTGACCCCGTCAGACGCCCGTCCTGCCGCGCCTTGACCCCGTCAGACGCCCATCCGGCCGCGCTCCTGACCCCGTCAGACGCCCGTCCTGCCGCGCCCTGACCCCATCAGACCTCGGACAGCGCCTGCTTGACGTCCTCGTCGCCCGGGGCCAGCTCGGCGGCCCTGAGCAGGTCCTGCCTGGCCTGGTGCGGCCGGCCCGCGGCCCGGTACACCACCGACCTGTTGAACAGCAGCTCGGCGGTCTCGTCGAGCTCCAGCGCCCGGGCGAGATCGGCCAGCGCGGCCTCGTGGTCGCCGTGATGGAACGCCAGCTCGGCCCGGCTCGCCCAGCCCGCCGCCAGCCCGGGATCCAGCTCCAACGCCCGGTCGAACGCGACGCGGGCCTCGGGGTGGCGCCCGTCGGCGAGCTCCACCTGCCCGAGCACGCACAGCAGGTGCGGGTCGCGCGGCGTGATCGCCAGCCCGCGCTCGACGTCATGCCTGGCCAGGGCATGGTCGCCGGTCGCCACGCAGAGACCGGCGCGATTGACGTAAGCGGGCACGAAGTCGGGGTCGAGCTCCAGCGTGTGATCCAGGTCGGCGCGCGCGCCCGTCAGATCGCCGGCGGCGAAGCGCAGCTCGGAGCGGTTGTAGTACGCCTCGGGAAAAGGCGGGCTCAGCCGCATGACGGCCTCGTAGTCCGCCAGCGCCTCCTCGTCCCTGCCGAGCCGGTGCAGCAGGTTGCCCCGGTCGAGGTAGTAGTCGGGGTAGCCGGGGTCGGCCTCGACGGCCCGCGTGTAGTCGGCCAGCGCCTCCTCCTCGCGGCCGGCCATGGCGAGGAGCTGGGCCCGGTTGGCGTGCAGCACGAGCCGGTGGATCGGGTGCTCGCCGGGCAGGTCCGCCTCGGCCAGGTCGATGGCGCGCTGCACGAGCTCCATGGCGGCCTCGCGGCGTCCCCTGCGTACTTCGACCAGGGCCTTGCCGTTCAGGTCGAAGCCGAGGTGGAAGGCGCGCTCGCGGGGGTCGGGCAGCAGGGAGGTGATCGTGATCGCCTCGTTGATCCAGGCGAGCGCCTGCTCGGGATCGCGCCGGCCCTGATCGTGGTGGCGTACGAGGATCATGGCGGTGGCATAGGCGGCGGTGGCGCGCTGCCGGGGGTCGGTGCACTCGCGGCGGGCCCGGTCGTAGAGCTCGCGGGCCTCGTCCTCGCGTTCGATGGCCTCCAGGGCGGCGGCGACGCGGAGCAGGAGGGGCACGTCCTGCCGGCCGCGCAACGCCTCCAGGCCCGACTCCGCCATCGCGTGGTGGAAACCCTCGTCGCGGTAGCGGTCGAAGTCGGCAGGCAGTGGGCCAGTGCCAGGCGCGGACGGGCCCTCGTCGATCCTGAGGAGGCCCGGGTCCAGCCTGCGCCGCAGCACGGCGACGAACTCGGCGTCGGTGTGGTCGGCCTCGCCCAGGTTGGTTACGGTCAACGCGAGCGGCCCGGTCTGAGCGAGATGGCCGCGGACGAATTCGGCCAGCCCGTTGGCGATCCTGAGGCTGCGCCGGGCGCCCGGCACGAGAACGCGCTGGGATCTGGGCAGCTCGTCGGCCAGCGAGCGCCGGCGCGCGGGTACGGCGTCACGCAGGTGCGGCGCCGCCACGCGGATCTCGATGTCATGGGCGCCCACCAGATCCGTCCCACGCTCCAGCGCCCGTGGGACGAGGTGGCCGAGGAGCGCAGCGGCCAGCGTGTACGGGCCGCCATTGCGGCGGTCGGCGTCAAGAACGATCGTGTCCACACAAGCCTCCATGGGCCCCGGCGCCCGCGTGAGACGCCGGGCCGGTATCAGGAGTGGTGTCTCGGCGCAGCCGCAGCCGTCGGCTTCACGGTCCCGGGCCGGTGGACAACGATCTTCTTCATGGACGCCCTTTCCGCATGCGATCACAGATGACCGGTACATCTCAACACAGACATATGTGACCGATCACTATTTATCTTGGTAAGGGCCATTTCCGAAGTAATTACCGACCATCCGGAAATCGGTTACTCGCCCAGGATCGCGTCCACGAACACCTCGGGGTCGAACGGCGCCAGGTCGTCCGGTCCCTCGCCGAGCCCCACGAGCTTGACGGGGACGCCCAGCTCCCGCTGCACCGAGATCACGATGCCGCCCTTGGCGGTGCCGTCGAGCTTGGTCAGCGCGATGCCCGTGATGTTGACGACCTCGGCGAACACCTGGGCCTGGCGCATGCCGTTCTGGCCAGTGGTGGCGTCGAGGACGAGCAGCACCTCGTCCACCGTGGCCTTCTTCTCGATGACCCGCTTGACCTTGCCCAGCTCGTCCATGAGCCCGGTCTTGGTGTGCAGGCGGCCGGCGGTGTCGACGATGACGACGTCGACCTTCTCCTCCATGCCTCTGGCCACGGCGTCGAAGGCCACGGAGGCCGGGTCGCCGCCCTCGGGCCCGCGCACCGTGTCGGCGCCGACCCGCTCACCCCAGGTCTGCAACTGGTCGGCGGCCGCGGCGCGGAAGGTGTCCGCCGCGCCGAGGACGACCTTCTTGCCGTCGCCGATGAGCACTCGGGCGAGCTTGCCGGTGGTGGTGGTCTTGCCGGTGCCGTTGACGCCGACGATGAGCGCCACCGCGGGCCGCTCGCCGTGCTTCTGAACGTGCAGGGTGCGGTCCAGGTCGGGGTTGATCTGGATGAGCAGTTGCTCGCGCAGCAGGCCGCGCACCTCCTCGGGCGTGCGGCTGCCCAGCACCTTGACCTTGGTGCGCAGCTCCTCCACGATGGCGCGCGTCGGCGCGACGCCCACGTCGGCCGTGATCAGGCGCTCCTCGATCTCGTCCCACACCTCGTCGTCGAGCCGGTCGCGGGAGAGCAGCTCCAGCAGACCGCGCCCGAGCGTGCTCTGCGAACGCGCCAGCCGCGAGCGCAGCCGCACCATCCGGCCCGCGGACGGCGGCGGCACCTCGATCTCGGGCTTGACGACCACCGGCTCGGCCGGCTTCGCCGGCGGCGGCAGCGTGGTGGTGGCGCCCTCACCCTCCTCTGCCGCCGCGGGCCGCCGCTCCTCCTCGGGAAGGGGCGGCGCCTCTGGCGGCTTGACCGGCGGGGGCGCCTTGCGTCCCGGCCTGAAGAGCAGGAAGAGACCGCCGGCCGCCAGCAGGGCGACGACGGCCACGATCACGATGACGGCGAGGTAACCTTCCACAAGATGCCAGTTTTCCAGATCGTCCGGCATGGTCACGCACAAGACCACACCGATCAGGTCTGGCTCGTGTCTCCCAAGCCACCATCCGGCCACCCGCCGTCGCGCTGTTTTTCTTTTCCGACGGGCGGGTGTGTCAGGCGGACTCGCGCTCCCGAAGCCGCTGGCTGACGACCTGCGTCACACCGTCGCCCCGCATCGACACGCCGTAGAGCGCGTCGGCGATCTCCATCGTGCGCTTGTTGTGGGTGATGACGATCAGCTGCGAGCTCTGCCGCAACTCCTCGAACAACGTCAGCAGCCGCTGCGTGTTCGTGTCGTCGAGCGCGGCCTCGACCTCGTCCATCACGTAGAACGGCGACGGCCGCGCCTTGAAGATCGAGATCAGGAACGCCACCGCCGTGAGCGAGCGCTCGCCGCCGGACAGCAGCGACAGCCGCTTGACCTTCTTGCCCGGCGGCCTGGCCTCCACCTCGATGCCGGTGGTCAGCATGTCGTTGGGGTCGGTCAGCACCAGCCGCCCCTCGCCGCCGGGGAACACCCTGGTGAAGATCTGCTCGAACTCGCGGGCCACGTCCTCGTACGCGGAGGCGAACATCTGCTCGACCCGGTCGTCGACCTCCTTGACCACGGTCAGCAGGTCGCGCCTGGTCTTCTTGAGGTCCTCCAGCTGCGAGGTGAGGAACGCGTGCCGCTCCTCCAGCGCCGCGAACTCCTCCAGCGCGAGCGGGTTGACCTTGCCCAGCTGGTTCATCTGCCGCTCGGCGGCCTTGGCCCGCTTCTCCTGCTCCTCGCGCACGTACGGGATGGGCGGGTCGCCAGGGACCGGAACCTCGGGGCCGTACTCGGAGATCAGGGCCTCGATCTCGACGCCGAACTCCTCCATCGCCCGCTGCTCCAGCTGCTCCAGCCGCAGGCGCTGCTCGGTGCGGGCGACCTCGCTGCCGTGCACGCGGTTGACCAGCTTGTCGAGCTCCTGGCCGAGCTCACGGACACGCAGGCGCACCTGCTTGAGCTCGGCGTCGACGGCCACCCTG from Nonomuraea polychroma encodes the following:
- a CDS encoding ABC transporter ATP-binding protein, with amino-acid sequence MRLQAAGVKLGYGDRIVVDGLDLGIEAGTVTTIIGPNGCGKSTLLRALGRLLKPHGGEVLLDGKRIDKIPTREVAKILGVLPQAPTAPEGLTVADLVARGRHPHQTWYRQWSSDDEEAVAAALDMTGLADLAERPLDELSGGQRQRAWISMALAQGTDLLLLDEPTTFLDLAHQVEVLELVRHLHQEAGRTVVMVLHDLNLAARYADRLVAMRAGKVVAAGSPHEVLTEQLLGEVFELDAKVIQDPVAGTPLVVPIRPRS
- the ftsY gene encoding signal recognition particle-docking protein FtsY, coding for MPDDLENWHLVEGYLAVIVIVAVVALLAAGGLFLLFRPGRKAPPPVKPPEAPPLPEEERRPAAAEEGEGATTTLPPPAKPAEPVVVKPEIEVPPPSAGRMVRLRSRLARSQSTLGRGLLELLSRDRLDDEVWDEIEERLITADVGVAPTRAIVEELRTKVKVLGSRTPEEVRGLLREQLLIQINPDLDRTLHVQKHGERPAVALIVGVNGTGKTTTTGKLARVLIGDGKKVVLGAADTFRAAAADQLQTWGERVGADTVRGPEGGDPASVAFDAVARGMEEKVDVVIVDTAGRLHTKTGLMDELGKVKRVIEKKATVDEVLLVLDATTGQNGMRQAQVFAEVVNITGIALTKLDGTAKGGIVISVQRELGVPVKLVGLGEGPDDLAPFDPEVFVDAILGE
- a CDS encoding tetratricopeptide repeat protein is translated as MDTIVLDADRRNGGPYTLAAALLGHLVPRALERGTDLVGAHDIEIRVAAPHLRDAVPARRRSLADELPRSQRVLVPGARRSLRIANGLAEFVRGHLAQTGPLALTVTNLGEADHTDAEFVAVLRRRLDPGLLRIDEGPSAPGTGPLPADFDRYRDEGFHHAMAESGLEALRGRQDVPLLLRVAAALEAIEREDEARELYDRARRECTDPRQRATAAYATAMILVRHHDQGRRDPEQALAWINEAITITSLLPDPRERAFHLGFDLNGKALVEVRRGRREAAMELVQRAIDLAEADLPGEHPIHRLVLHANRAQLLAMAGREEEALADYTRAVEADPGYPDYYLDRGNLLHRLGRDEEALADYEAVMRLSPPFPEAYYNRSELRFAAGDLTGARADLDHTLELDPDFVPAYVNRAGLCVATGDHALARHDVERGLAITPRDPHLLCVLGQVELADGRHPEARVAFDRALELDPGLAAGWASRAELAFHHGDHEAALADLARALELDETAELLFNRSVVYRAAGRPHQARQDLLRAAELAPGDEDVKQALSEV